One Cellulosimicrobium protaetiae genomic region harbors:
- a CDS encoding PhoH family protein, translating to MVHSSPTPGTSPTPQDDAHDDARRTFVVDTSVLLSDPRAIGRFAEHDVVLPVVVITELEAKRHHAELGYFARSALRMLDDLRIKHGRLDAPIPVGDAGGTLRVELNHTDPDVLPAGFRLGDNDTRILSVAANLAAEGHDVTVVSKDLPMRVKASAVGLRAEEYRHELAVDSGWTGMGEISFTDAEAASLWEHESVELTSLDPEVVEAAGPLHCHTGLVVHSPRGSALGRVTADKHVQLVRGDRELFGLHGRSAEQRIAIDLLLDESVGIVSLGGRAGTGKSALALCAGLEAVMERRQHRKVMVFRPLYAVGGQELGYLPGSEAEKMNPWAQAVYDTLGALVSPQVLDEVIDREMLEVLPLTHIRGRSLHDAFVIVDEAQSLERNVLLTVLSRIGQSSRVVLTHDVAQRDNLRVGRHDGVAAVIEALKGHPLFAHVTLTRSERSPVAALVTEMLESIEV from the coding sequence GTGGTCCATTCCTCACCCACCCCCGGTACCTCACCCACCCCGCAGGACGACGCGCACGACGACGCGCGCCGCACGTTCGTCGTCGACACCTCGGTCCTGCTGAGCGATCCCCGCGCGATCGGGCGGTTCGCCGAGCACGACGTCGTCCTCCCGGTCGTCGTCATCACCGAGCTGGAGGCGAAGCGCCATCACGCGGAGCTCGGGTACTTCGCCCGCAGCGCGCTGCGCATGCTCGACGACCTGCGCATCAAGCACGGCCGCCTCGACGCCCCGATCCCGGTCGGCGACGCCGGCGGGACCCTGCGCGTCGAGCTCAACCACACCGACCCGGACGTGCTGCCGGCCGGCTTCCGGCTCGGCGACAACGACACGCGCATCCTGTCCGTCGCCGCGAACCTCGCGGCCGAGGGGCACGACGTGACCGTCGTGTCCAAGGACCTGCCGATGCGGGTCAAGGCGTCGGCCGTCGGGCTGCGTGCGGAGGAGTACCGGCACGAGCTCGCCGTGGACTCGGGTTGGACGGGCATGGGCGAAATCTCGTTCACGGACGCCGAGGCCGCGTCGCTGTGGGAGCACGAGTCGGTCGAGCTCACGAGCCTCGACCCGGAGGTCGTCGAGGCCGCCGGGCCGCTGCACTGCCACACAGGGCTCGTCGTGCACTCGCCGCGCGGCTCGGCCCTCGGCCGCGTCACGGCGGACAAGCACGTCCAGCTCGTGCGCGGCGACCGGGAGCTGTTCGGGCTCCACGGGCGCTCGGCCGAGCAGCGCATCGCGATCGACCTGCTGCTCGACGAGTCCGTCGGCATCGTGTCGCTCGGCGGCCGGGCGGGGACGGGCAAGTCGGCGCTCGCGCTGTGCGCGGGGCTCGAGGCGGTCATGGAGCGCCGGCAGCACCGCAAGGTCATGGTGTTCCGCCCGCTCTACGCGGTCGGCGGGCAGGAGCTCGGATACCTCCCCGGGTCCGAGGCCGAGAAGATGAACCCGTGGGCGCAGGCCGTCTACGACACGCTCGGCGCCCTCGTCTCGCCGCAGGTGCTCGACGAGGTGATCGACCGCGAGATGCTCGAGGTGCTGCCGCTCACCCACATCCGCGGGCGGTCGCTGCACGACGCGTTCGTCATCGTCGACGAGGCCCAGTCGCTCGAGCGCAACGTGCTGCTCACGGTCCTCTCGCGCATCGGTCAGTCGTCGCGCGTCGTCCTCACGCACGACGTCGCGCAGCGCGACAACCTGCGCGTCGGGCGGCACGACGGCGTCGCTGCCGTCATCGAGGCGCTCAAGGGCCACCCGCTCTTCGCGCACGTGACGCTCACACGCTCCGAGCGCTCGCCCGTCGCCGCGCTCGTCACGGAGATGCTGGAGTCGATCGAGGTCTGA
- a CDS encoding MDR family MFS transporter yields MTTPAPGTGPSTAPAPADAGSRVVPLVDLHGRSAWSILPPLILGFFMIMVDTTIVNIAVPTLQTELDASLVAVGWVNSAYLLSYAVLLLLAGRLGDRYGPKPVFVVGLAVFTLASAWCGLSGSIEMLIAARVVQGVGAALMTPQTMAMITRVFPPRQRGAAMGLWGATAGVATIAGPLLGGVFVETWGWEWIFFVNVPVGVVALWLALVRLPRLATNKRSFDVLGVVLSVVGLFAVVFGLQEGETYHWGTITGPITVWGVIGAGLLVLVGFVLWQRHLGDGALLPLKLFRSRNFSLANVAGMSVSFAMIGIFFPLTIFLQSILGLSPLHAALVNLPGSLVSGIVAPLAGRLSDRVPAKWVVATGFGVLAVAIGWLAAVVGPGVSVATIVLPMTLFGIGTGCVFSPLANLATSGLDHRTAGAGAGAFNTTRQVGGVIGSAAIVATLTARLSVTLPAAAQDAAASLPEQFRQQFVDGFANAGSLQGAQGGSFPLPPGVPDDVARQVTDAATTAFHQGFATAVGQTLAVTAVVLVLGFVCAIAMAPKHVEH; encoded by the coding sequence GTGACCACTCCCGCCCCGGGCACCGGCCCGAGCACGGCCCCGGCCCCCGCCGACGCCGGCTCGCGCGTCGTGCCCCTCGTCGACCTCCACGGCCGCAGCGCCTGGAGCATCCTGCCCCCGCTGATCCTCGGCTTCTTCATGATCATGGTCGACACCACGATCGTGAACATCGCCGTCCCCACGCTCCAGACCGAGCTCGACGCGTCGCTCGTCGCGGTCGGCTGGGTGAACAGCGCCTACCTGCTCTCCTACGCGGTGCTGCTCCTGCTCGCGGGGCGCCTCGGCGACCGCTACGGGCCCAAGCCCGTGTTCGTCGTCGGCCTCGCGGTCTTCACGCTCGCGTCCGCGTGGTGCGGGCTCTCGGGCTCCATCGAGATGCTCATCGCGGCCCGCGTGGTCCAGGGCGTCGGCGCGGCGCTCATGACGCCCCAGACCATGGCGATGATCACGCGCGTCTTCCCGCCGCGCCAGCGCGGTGCCGCCATGGGCCTGTGGGGCGCGACGGCGGGCGTCGCGACGATCGCCGGGCCGCTGCTCGGCGGCGTGTTCGTCGAGACGTGGGGCTGGGAGTGGATCTTCTTCGTCAACGTGCCCGTCGGCGTCGTCGCGCTGTGGCTCGCGCTCGTCCGGCTGCCGCGCCTCGCCACGAACAAGCGCTCGTTCGACGTCCTCGGCGTGGTGCTCTCGGTCGTCGGGCTCTTCGCCGTCGTCTTCGGGCTCCAGGAGGGCGAGACGTACCACTGGGGCACCATCACCGGGCCGATCACGGTCTGGGGCGTCATCGGGGCCGGGCTGCTCGTGCTCGTGGGCTTCGTCCTGTGGCAGCGTCACCTCGGCGACGGCGCACTCCTGCCCCTGAAGCTCTTCCGCTCCCGGAACTTCTCGCTCGCCAACGTCGCCGGGATGTCCGTCTCGTTCGCGATGATCGGCATCTTCTTCCCGCTCACGATCTTCCTGCAGTCGATCCTCGGCCTGTCGCCGCTGCACGCCGCCCTCGTCAACCTGCCCGGGTCCCTCGTCTCGGGGATCGTGGCGCCGCTCGCCGGGCGCCTGTCCGACCGCGTTCCGGCCAAGTGGGTCGTCGCGACCGGGTTCGGGGTGCTCGCCGTCGCGATCGGCTGGCTCGCCGCCGTCGTGGGGCCGGGGGTGTCGGTCGCGACGATCGTGCTGCCCATGACGCTGTTCGGCATCGGCACCGGGTGCGTCTTCTCGCCGCTCGCCAACCTCGCGACCTCCGGCCTCGACCACCGCACCGCGGGCGCCGGGGCCGGCGCGTTCAACACCACGCGCCAGGTGGGCGGCGTGATCGGCTCCGCGGCGATCGTCGCGACGCTCACCGCGCGCCTGTCCGTCACGCTCCCCGCGGCGGCGCAGGACGCCGCGGCGTCGCTGCCCGAGCAGTTCCGTCAGCAGTTCGTCGACGGGTTCGCGAACGCGGGGTCGCTCCAGGGTGCGCAGGGCGGGTCCTTCCCGCTCCCGCCCGGGGTGCCCGACGACGTCGCGCGCCAGGTGACCGACGCCGCCACCACCGCGTTCCACCAGGGGTTCGCGACCGCCGTCGGGCAGACGCTCGCCGTGACCGCCGTCGTGCTCGTCCTCGGCTTCGTGTGCGCGATCGCCATGGCCCCGAAGCACGTCGAGCACTGA
- a CDS encoding PadR family transcriptional regulator — protein sequence MTVPETTVPAPRLSPTATLVLAVLLDQPMHPYEMLVRLRKRRDDRLVRLNPGAVYHAVDRLERDGLVERTGVDRDGNRPERTVYAITDAGVAAHHDRTRDLVRETPPEYPAFPVGLALVHDLPRDDALALLRERRAALAAATDGARERLEAVVARGLPRRVLLDADFELHRTAAEIAWLDATIADVESGALSWTEEFAPAFRFPRTTSPQETS from the coding sequence GTGACCGTCCCGGAGACGACCGTGCCCGCACCGCGCCTCAGCCCCACGGCGACCCTCGTGCTCGCCGTGCTGCTCGACCAGCCCATGCACCCGTACGAGATGCTCGTGCGCCTGCGCAAGCGGCGTGATGACCGGCTCGTCCGCCTCAACCCGGGCGCCGTCTACCACGCCGTCGACCGGCTCGAGCGCGACGGCCTCGTCGAGCGCACGGGCGTCGACCGGGACGGCAACCGGCCCGAGCGCACGGTCTACGCCATCACGGATGCCGGCGTCGCCGCGCACCACGACCGCACGCGCGACCTCGTGCGCGAGACCCCGCCCGAGTACCCGGCCTTCCCGGTCGGGCTCGCGCTCGTGCACGACCTCCCGCGCGACGACGCCCTCGCGCTCCTGCGCGAACGCCGGGCCGCGCTCGCCGCTGCGACGGACGGCGCGCGCGAGCGCCTGGAGGCGGTCGTCGCGCGCGGCCTGCCGCGGCGCGTGCTGCTCGACGCGGACTTCGAGCTCCACCGGACCGCTGCCGAGATCGCCTGGCTCGACGCGACGATCGCCGACGTCGAGTCGGGTGCGCTGAGCTGGACCGAGGAGTTCGCCCCCGCCTTCCGCTTCCCCCGCACGACCTCACCTCAGGAGACCTCGTGA
- a CDS encoding amidase gives MGSDLLDLDATALAHALRTGDTSPTDVLDATLDAAADVGAQVGAFTVLAPDLARTQALAAESALVAARRAGGSAAGTPSGRHDELPPFLGVPCPVKDLSMVEGVPVRAGSAAIEPFPAPYDDGVVTLLRAAGTVMIGKTSTPELGLPCYTEPDVGPTARTPWDLARSAGGSSGGAAAAVAARVVPVAHGSDGGGSLRIPASACGLVGLKPSRGLVSPGPYGVDGAGLATHGVLTRSVRDAAAFLDVLARPWPGDTFTARLAAAPSGRRLRVGLLLDPVIAADAPVHPACADAARATATLLAGLGHDVVEIPPPFGAERWDAFAALWSVGALQAPVPTDREHLLVPLTRWLRERGRGVSGLAYATALAGVQQLTREVAAAWADVDVVLSPTLAQPPALVGSQRIDDDPAADFAAQTAFTPWTSVWNLTGRPAISLPLGEARVADPGHAQRTVPVGVMLGADHGDDALLLDLAARLEEAAPWSGRRPGTVS, from the coding sequence ATGGGTTCCGATCTGCTCGACCTCGACGCGACCGCCCTCGCCCACGCGCTGCGCACGGGCGACACGTCCCCCACCGATGTGCTCGACGCGACGCTCGACGCAGCGGCCGACGTCGGCGCGCAGGTCGGGGCGTTCACGGTCCTCGCCCCCGACCTCGCCCGCACGCAGGCGCTCGCTGCCGAGTCGGCGCTCGTCGCGGCGCGCCGCGCGGGGGGCTCGGCGGCCGGGACGCCGTCCGGCCGACACGACGAGCTCCCGCCGTTCCTCGGCGTCCCCTGCCCGGTCAAGGACCTCTCGATGGTCGAGGGCGTGCCCGTCCGCGCCGGGTCCGCCGCGATCGAGCCGTTCCCCGCGCCGTACGACGACGGCGTCGTGACGCTCCTGCGCGCCGCCGGCACGGTGATGATCGGCAAGACGTCGACGCCCGAGCTCGGCCTGCCCTGCTACACCGAGCCCGACGTCGGGCCGACCGCCCGCACGCCGTGGGACCTCGCGCGCTCCGCGGGCGGGTCGAGCGGCGGGGCGGCGGCCGCGGTCGCGGCGCGCGTGGTCCCCGTCGCGCACGGGAGCGACGGCGGCGGCTCGCTGCGGATCCCGGCGAGCGCGTGCGGGCTCGTCGGGCTCAAGCCGTCGCGGGGGCTCGTGAGTCCCGGCCCGTACGGGGTCGACGGCGCGGGGCTCGCGACGCACGGCGTCCTCACCCGGTCGGTGCGCGACGCCGCGGCGTTCCTCGACGTCCTCGCACGCCCGTGGCCGGGCGACACGTTCACGGCGCGCCTCGCGGCCGCGCCGTCGGGGCGGCGGCTCCGCGTCGGGCTGCTGCTCGACCCCGTGATCGCCGCCGACGCACCCGTGCACCCGGCGTGCGCGGACGCCGCCCGCGCGACCGCGACGCTGCTCGCCGGGCTCGGGCACGACGTCGTCGAGATCCCCCCGCCGTTCGGCGCGGAACGCTGGGACGCGTTCGCCGCACTGTGGTCGGTCGGCGCGCTCCAAGCCCCTGTGCCTACGGACCGCGAGCACCTCCTCGTCCCGCTCACGCGGTGGCTCCGCGAGCGCGGGCGCGGCGTGAGCGGTCTCGCGTACGCGACGGCGCTCGCCGGCGTGCAGCAGCTCACGCGCGAGGTCGCCGCCGCCTGGGCGGACGTCGACGTCGTGCTCTCCCCCACGCTCGCGCAACCGCCCGCGCTCGTCGGGTCCCAGCGGATCGACGACGACCCCGCCGCCGACTTCGCCGCGCAGACCGCGTTCACGCCCTGGACCAGCGTGTGGAACCTCACCGGGCGTCCGGCGATCTCGTTGCCGCTCGGGGAGGCGCGGGTCGCCGATCCCGGCCACGCGCAGCGGACGGTCCCGGTGGGCGTCATGCTCGGGGCCGACCACGGCGACGACGCGCTGCTCCTCGACCTCGCCGCCCGCCTCGAGGAGGCCGCACCGTGGTCCGGCCGGCGACCGGGGACCGTGTCGTGA
- a CDS encoding DUF1697 domain-containing protein, which translates to MTAYVALLFAVNVGGRKVPSTALRELAGELGFAHARTVVNSGNLVVAPGTSGATSPDDVARLLHDAVADRFGVDAAIAVLTTERLRKIVRGNPLPDDAADRPAALLVLVGEAPVDPDGAATIEGRDGKERAAVANGALYVAYPDGIGRSKLTTAVLAKAAGTPVTGRNWNTITRLLTLAEDTPA; encoded by the coding sequence GTGACCGCCTACGTCGCGCTGCTGTTCGCCGTGAACGTGGGTGGCCGCAAGGTCCCGTCGACCGCGCTGCGCGAGCTCGCGGGAGAGCTCGGGTTCGCGCACGCCCGCACGGTCGTCAACAGCGGCAACCTCGTCGTCGCGCCCGGGACCTCGGGCGCGACGTCGCCCGACGACGTCGCACGACTCCTGCACGACGCCGTCGCCGACCGCTTCGGCGTGGACGCCGCGATCGCCGTGCTCACCACCGAGCGCCTCCGCAAGATCGTCCGTGGCAACCCCCTGCCCGACGACGCGGCGGACCGCCCCGCCGCGCTCCTCGTCCTCGTGGGCGAGGCCCCGGTCGACCCGGACGGCGCCGCCACGATCGAGGGCCGGGACGGGAAGGAGCGCGCGGCCGTCGCGAACGGCGCCCTCTACGTCGCCTACCCGGACGGCATCGGCCGCTCGAAGCTCACCACGGCGGTCCTCGCGAAGGCGGCCGGCACGCCCGTGACCGGCCGCAACTGGAACACGATCACCCGCCTCCTGACCCTCGCCGAGGACACCCCCGCCTGA
- the nhaA gene encoding Na+/H+ antiporter NhaA, with protein MSHAPTSPPTTLDRVRRWASRETTGGALLIGAALLALLWANSPWRDSYLTLSSTVVGPSSPLHLDLSLSTWAADGLLAIFFFVVGVELKQEFVAGSLRNPKQAGVPMLAAVGGMAVPAVIFVVVLLTMGDASALHGWAIPTATDIAFALGVLAVFGRGLPVAIRTFLLTLAVVDDLLAIVVIAIFYTEELKWGYLGLALLAVGLYAVLVRTRRTRWWLLLPVAVVAWAFMHESGVHATIAGVLLGFTVPALVVHGESESRTHRFERTLRPVSQGIALPVFAFFAAGVSIVGGETPVAEVLTQPVVLAIVLGLVLGKIVGVLGVTALVTRFTPLRLAAGIGVRDLLPVGFLAGIGFTVSLLIAELSFPDAEHTDGAKIAILAASTIAAVLAAVALRWDARRARSNDMNRDDLPDDVTEFIGDEKDRLDH; from the coding sequence ATGTCCCACGCCCCCACCTCCCCGCCGACCACCCTGGACCGTGTCCGCCGCTGGGCCAGCCGCGAGACGACCGGGGGCGCCCTGCTCATCGGCGCGGCGCTGCTCGCGCTGCTCTGGGCGAACTCGCCCTGGCGCGACTCCTACCTCACGCTGTCGAGCACGGTGGTCGGCCCGTCGTCGCCCCTGCACCTCGACCTCTCGCTGTCGACCTGGGCGGCCGACGGCCTGCTCGCGATCTTCTTCTTCGTCGTGGGGGTCGAGCTCAAGCAGGAGTTCGTCGCGGGGAGCCTGCGCAACCCGAAGCAGGCGGGCGTCCCGATGCTCGCGGCGGTGGGCGGGATGGCCGTGCCCGCGGTGATCTTCGTGGTCGTCCTGCTGACCATGGGCGACGCGAGCGCGCTGCACGGGTGGGCGATCCCCACCGCGACGGACATCGCGTTCGCGCTGGGTGTGCTCGCCGTCTTCGGCCGCGGGCTCCCGGTCGCGATCCGCACGTTCCTGCTCACCCTCGCGGTCGTCGACGACCTGCTCGCGATCGTCGTCATCGCGATCTTCTACACCGAGGAGCTGAAGTGGGGCTACCTCGGCCTCGCGCTGCTCGCGGTCGGGCTGTACGCGGTGCTGGTGCGGACGCGGCGGACCCGCTGGTGGCTCCTGCTGCCCGTCGCGGTCGTCGCGTGGGCGTTCATGCACGAGTCGGGCGTCCACGCGACGATCGCCGGAGTCCTGCTCGGCTTCACGGTCCCGGCTCTCGTCGTGCACGGGGAGAGCGAGTCCCGGACGCACCGCTTCGAGCGGACGCTGCGGCCCGTCTCCCAGGGGATCGCGCTCCCGGTATTCGCGTTCTTCGCGGCAGGCGTCTCGATCGTGGGCGGGGAGACGCCCGTCGCCGAGGTGCTCACCCAGCCGGTCGTCCTCGCCATCGTCCTCGGGCTCGTCCTGGGCAAGATCGTCGGCGTCCTCGGCGTCACCGCGCTGGTCACGCGCTTCACGCCGCTGCGCCTCGCGGCGGGCATCGGCGTGCGCGACCTCCTGCCCGTCGGCTTCCTCGCGGGCATCGGCTTCACCGTGTCGCTCCTCATCGCGGAGCTGTCGTTCCCCGACGCCGAGCACACCGACGGGGCGAAGATCGCGATCCTCGCGGCGTCCACGATCGCCGCGGTGCTGGCGGCGGTCGCGCTCCGCTGGGACGCGCGGCGCGCCCGGTCGAACGACATGAACCGCGACGACCTGCCGGACGACGTGACCGAGTTCATCGGCGACGAGAAGGACCGCCTCGACCACTGA
- a CDS encoding PHB depolymerase family esterase, with protein MVRHSLRRRSRSRRSAAALALGTALAVVLAPLVIAPASAAGSWSQRSAGGMTVEVYRPTSEPALPGGRALMISLHGCVQTSQVLKNAGNWAATADDHGMVVAIPAAPNGGVLLGCWDYYDTNHSRTNPARHDDNLLDLVSALLADTSLGIDPDQVYVSGLSSGGGQAMVMGCLAPDVFAGVGIAAGPTVGTTSGQIGSVATTLAQARSTCRTFAGTHAADFGSQVTSVVFGSADTTVATGYGTLNAQVMADLYGAGATSSFSLAGLPGTNTAGSGSLWSDADGPRVSLVRNTGLAHAWPAGGGPGGAYVSTSSVDYPAYLTDFLFENNRRVDRDPGTGPDPDVVAPTVELTSPAEGGVVSGIVPVRVTASDERAVDRVELSVDGAALATLRSAPYAYDWDTAALPPGTHVLAARAVDAAGNATTTQVTVTVQAPSGPWCGTATNAQHRAAGRAISYGVNPYNPYYAVGSLAYLGQGDATVTTLRGAAPGRYEVTTTC; from the coding sequence ATGGTCAGGCACTCCCTCAGGCGGCGCAGCCGCTCCCGCCGGTCCGCGGCGGCGCTCGCGCTCGGCACGGCGCTCGCCGTCGTGCTCGCGCCGCTCGTGATCGCACCGGCCTCCGCCGCCGGCTCCTGGTCGCAGCGCTCGGCCGGCGGCATGACGGTCGAGGTGTACCGGCCGACGAGCGAGCCCGCGCTCCCCGGCGGTCGGGCGCTCATGATCTCGTTGCACGGCTGCGTCCAGACCTCCCAGGTGCTCAAGAACGCGGGCAACTGGGCGGCCACCGCCGACGACCACGGCATGGTCGTGGCGATCCCTGCCGCGCCGAACGGCGGCGTCCTGCTGGGCTGCTGGGACTACTACGACACGAACCACAGCCGCACGAACCCCGCGCGCCACGACGACAACCTGCTCGACCTCGTCTCGGCCCTGCTCGCCGACACCTCGCTCGGCATCGACCCGGACCAGGTCTACGTCAGCGGGCTGTCCTCCGGCGGCGGCCAGGCGATGGTCATGGGCTGCCTCGCGCCCGACGTGTTCGCCGGCGTCGGGATCGCGGCCGGTCCGACCGTCGGGACGACGTCGGGCCAGATCGGGAGCGTCGCGACGACGCTCGCGCAGGCGCGCTCCACGTGCCGGACGTTCGCGGGGACGCACGCGGCGGACTTCGGCTCGCAGGTGACGTCCGTCGTCTTCGGCAGCGCCGACACGACCGTCGCGACCGGCTACGGGACGCTCAACGCCCAGGTCATGGCCGACCTCTACGGCGCCGGGGCCACGTCGTCGTTCTCGCTCGCCGGGCTCCCGGGGACGAACACGGCGGGCTCCGGCTCGCTGTGGTCCGACGCCGACGGCCCGCGCGTCTCGCTGGTGCGGAACACCGGGCTCGCCCACGCGTGGCCCGCGGGCGGCGGCCCGGGCGGGGCATACGTGTCGACGAGCAGCGTCGACTACCCGGCCTACCTCACCGACTTCCTGTTCGAGAACAACCGCCGCGTCGACCGTGACCCCGGCACCGGGCCGGACCCCGACGTCGTCGCCCCGACGGTCGAGCTCACGTCGCCTGCCGAGGGCGGGGTCGTGTCCGGGATCGTCCCGGTGCGGGTCACGGCGTCGGACGAGCGCGCGGTGGACCGCGTCGAGCTGAGCGTGGACGGCGCGGCCCTCGCGACGCTGCGCTCTGCCCCGTACGCGTACGACTGGGACACGGCGGCGCTCCCGCCCGGGACGCACGTGCTCGCGGCGCGCGCGGTGGACGCCGCGGGCAACGCGACGACGACGCAGGTCACCGTGACGGTCCAGGCGCCGTCCGGGCCATGGTGCGGGACGGCGACCAACGCCCAGCACCGGGCCGCCGGCCGGGCGATCTCCTACGGCGTGAACCCGTACAACCCGTACTACGCGGTGGGCTCGCTCGCGTACCTCGGCCAGGGCGACGCGACGGTCACGACCCTCCGCGGGGCCGCGCCGGGCCGCTACGAGGTCACGACGACCTGCTGA
- a CDS encoding substrate-binding domain-containing protein — protein sequence MRTKKSQRPALAVAALAAASLVLAACAPTDATGGDTTGGESSASAEPVDVGIIYSKTGPLAAYGEAYYEGFQAGLDHATDGTGEVDGRPVNVTFHDDGGDPDKAVGQAKDLIGKGYQILGGTVVSGVALKLAEQAEQNKVLYISGPAAVDALTGINDYTFRSGRQSLQDVATAGTFVDPDGAKVVVFAQDNAFGQGNLAAVEAVLGAQGAEVTSVLVPEDATEFTPFAHQIVDAAPDLVFVAWAGATSGAMWQGLDQQGVLDSTTVVTGLGDVATYGAYGGAASKVDFLNHYFPGAAGTDVEAAMLASVEEAGKQADLFTPDGFVAAQMIVHAITEGGDDVEGMVDALEGWSFEGPKGTTTVRASDHALVQPMYQVKLVADGDAWVPELVTEVPGEDVAPAEAG from the coding sequence ATGCGGACGAAGAAGTCCCAGCGGCCGGCACTCGCCGTCGCCGCGCTCGCGGCCGCGAGCCTCGTGCTCGCCGCGTGCGCGCCGACCGACGCGACCGGCGGCGACACGACCGGAGGCGAGAGCAGCGCGAGCGCCGAGCCGGTCGACGTCGGCATCATCTACTCCAAGACCGGGCCGCTCGCGGCCTACGGCGAGGCCTACTACGAGGGCTTCCAGGCCGGTCTCGACCACGCGACCGACGGCACGGGCGAGGTCGACGGCCGCCCGGTCAACGTGACCTTCCACGACGACGGCGGCGACCCCGACAAGGCGGTCGGCCAGGCCAAGGACCTCATCGGCAAGGGCTACCAGATCCTCGGGGGCACGGTCGTGTCCGGCGTGGCGCTCAAGCTCGCCGAGCAGGCCGAGCAGAACAAGGTGCTCTACATCTCCGGCCCGGCCGCGGTCGACGCGCTCACGGGCATCAACGACTACACCTTCCGCTCGGGGCGCCAGTCGCTCCAGGACGTCGCGACGGCGGGGACGTTCGTCGACCCCGACGGCGCGAAGGTCGTCGTGTTCGCGCAGGACAACGCTTTCGGCCAGGGCAACCTCGCCGCGGTCGAGGCGGTCCTCGGCGCGCAGGGCGCCGAGGTGACGAGCGTGCTCGTGCCCGAGGACGCGACGGAGTTCACGCCGTTCGCGCACCAGATCGTCGACGCCGCGCCCGACCTCGTGTTCGTGGCGTGGGCCGGGGCGACGTCGGGCGCGATGTGGCAGGGCCTCGACCAGCAGGGCGTGCTCGACTCGACGACGGTCGTCACCGGCCTCGGCGACGTCGCGACCTACGGCGCGTACGGCGGCGCCGCGAGCAAGGTCGACTTCCTCAACCACTACTTCCCGGGCGCGGCGGGCACCGACGTCGAGGCCGCGATGCTCGCGTCGGTCGAGGAGGCCGGCAAGCAGGCGGACCTCTTCACGCCCGACGGCTTCGTCGCGGCGCAGATGATCGTCCACGCGATCACCGAGGGCGGCGACGACGTCGAGGGCATGGTCGACGCCCTCGAGGGCTGGAGCTTCGAGGGCCCCAAGGGCACGACGACGGTCCGCGCGTCCGACCACGCCCTGGTCCAGCCGATGTACCAGGTCAAGCTCGTGGCCGACGGCGACGCCTGGGTCCCCGAGCTCGTCACCGAGGTGCCGGGCGAGGACGTCGCGCCGGCCGAGGCGGGCTGA
- a CDS encoding ABC transporter ATP-binding protein, with protein MGEPHTLPALEVRELGLQIGGARILQGVSLAVGRGEMLGVIGPNGAGKTTLFNLVSGIHRPTSGSVLLEGADVTTASVAARARAGLGRTFQTSSLFPRLSVRENVRLAAQGRLGGALSVLRFPRRGDAATREADRHLETVGLTRRADVAAGDLSHGDKRKLEIAVLLATEPRVVLLDEPMAGVSSADVPGLVEVIRDLHATGCTVLMVEHHMDVVLGLVDRVAVMHHGELLACDTPDAVMADPTVQSAYLGVTAGEAA; from the coding sequence GTGGGCGAGCCGCACACCCTCCCCGCGCTCGAGGTCCGCGAGCTCGGCCTCCAGATCGGCGGGGCGCGCATCCTCCAGGGCGTGAGCCTCGCCGTCGGGCGGGGCGAGATGCTCGGGGTGATCGGGCCGAACGGTGCGGGCAAGACGACGCTCTTCAACCTGGTCTCGGGGATCCACCGCCCGACGAGCGGGTCGGTGCTCCTCGAGGGCGCGGACGTGACGACCGCCTCGGTGGCCGCGCGCGCCCGCGCCGGGCTGGGCCGCACGTTCCAGACGTCGAGCCTGTTCCCGCGCCTGAGCGTCCGGGAGAACGTGCGGCTCGCCGCGCAGGGGCGCCTCGGCGGCGCCCTGTCCGTGCTGCGGTTCCCGCGTCGCGGCGACGCCGCGACGCGGGAGGCCGACCGGCACCTGGAGACCGTGGGGCTCACGCGCCGCGCCGACGTCGCGGCCGGGGACCTGTCGCACGGCGACAAGCGCAAGCTCGAGATCGCGGTGCTCCTCGCCACGGAGCCGCGCGTCGTGCTGCTCGACGAGCCCATGGCGGGCGTGTCGTCGGCCGACGTGCCCGGCCTCGTCGAGGTCATCCGCGACCTGCACGCGACCGGCTGCACGGTACTCATGGTCGAGCACCACATGGACGTCGTGCTGGGGCTCGTGGACCGCGTCGCCGTCATGCACCACGGCGAGCTGCTCGCGTGCGACACCCCCGACGCCGTCATGGCGGACCCGACGGTGCAGAGCGCCTACCTGGGCGTCACGGCAGGGGAGGCAGCATGA